A stretch of the Rosa rugosa chromosome 5, drRosRugo1.1, whole genome shotgun sequence genome encodes the following:
- the LOC133709401 gene encoding F-box protein At5g07610-like: MFHQDVLTHILLHLPVKSLLRFKCVSKQWLSVISSPQFHHRRRRLASSGIILCQTTDLIHDISLAGSNSDPPFTSLSFIDDSAGVKILQSSNGLLLCCSSLHKVGIRRSYYICNPSTKQVLILPEADCESKTISGVYLAFDSSKSPHYQVVSVRSCSSPSSSNSYRIVTYSSETRAWRLSGSPFAAPDMAFDNGVLWNDAIHWISPTGDSLCFDIDQERLGTLPNLPSTEKWSNRRLRYFGESGGHLHLIEVYGSATQFHVFEMERDYSSWLPKYQVDIAAIVDAFPLMVWNYPNANDSVFYAFSLLFLKEDEEDSILLLQVPGEFLSYNLRDGTFKKLGPISTTTNIAFQIGCFHAYQFTETLASV; this comes from the coding sequence ATGTTCCACCAAGATGTCCTCACTCACATCCTTCTACACCTCCCCGTCAAGTCTCTCCTCCGCTTCAAATGCGTCTCCAAGCAGTGGCTCTCTGTCATCTCCAGCCCCCAGTtccaccaccgccgccgccgtctCGCCTCCTCCGGCATCATCTTGTGTCAAACAACCGATCTCATCCACGACATATCTCTTGCCGGAAGCAACTCCGACCCACCCTTCACATCCCTGAGCTTCATCGACGACtcggcaggtgtcaagatccTCCAGTCCAGCAATGGCCTGCTCTTGTGCTGCAGCAGCCTTCACAAAGTGGGTATACGCCGCAGCTATTACATCTGCAATCCTTCCACAAAGCAAGTCTTGATTCTTCCTGAAGCAGATTGCGAGTCCAAAACTATTTCTGGAGTTTACTTAGCTTTTGATTCGTCCAAGTCGCCTCACTACCAAGTTGTGTCTGTTCGAAGTTGTTCTTCCCCATCATCATCCAATAGCTATCGCATCGTTACTTACTCTTCAGAGACTCGGGCTTGGAGGCTTTCCGGGTCTCCTTTCGCTGCCCCAGACATGGCGTTTGACAATGGAGTGCTTTGGAATGATGCAATACACTGGATTAGTCCAACTGGGGATTCATTATGTTTTGACATCGATCAAGAACGCCTCGGAACACTGCCTAATCTTCCATCAACTGAGAAATGGAGCAACAGGAGGTTGAGGTATTTCGGCGAGTCCGGTGGCCATTTACACCTAATTGAAGTCTACGGCAGCGCGACTCAATTCCATGTCTTTGAGATGGAGAGAGACTACTCTAGCTGGCTTCCAAAGTACCAAGTTGACATAGCAGCGATTGTTGATGCATTTCCACTGATGGTTTGGAACTACCCTAACGCTAATGATTCTGTTTTTTATGCATTTAGTCTGCTATTTctcaaagaagatgaagaggactCAATTCTGTTGTTGCAAGTACCTGGTGAGTTTCTATCATATAATCTTAGGGATGGGACCTTCAAGAAGCTTGGTCCAATATCCACCACAACAAATATTGCATTTCAGATTGGATGTTTCCATGCATATCAGTTTACAGAGACTTTGGCTAGTGTTTGA
- the LOC133710607 gene encoding F-box protein At5g07610-like produces the protein MLLLLWDPLPPAEAVSGNQDLITDILLRLPVKSLLRFKCVSKQWLSLISDPRFSRNYRSLASASILLCGTTELIDHVSCGRRNSEPPFTSLGFISDSAGTKILQSCNGLMLCCSFFKMGKSCNYYICNPSTRQFLMLPPPNAKGCDESTTILGVYLAFDPSKSPHYQVVCVRNCSSSSAAEANDHYQIEIYSSETLSWRLSGSPFSAPFDMVFDNGVLWNGTIHWISPTGASLCFDIVQEQLGEMPSLPSNEKWSKRRLRYFGESGGHLYLIEIYGSGTTQFQVFEMKKDYSSWIPKYQVDLTAIVKAFPEMVRSYPDAHDSRFCLFSILFVQENEEDSLLLLHIPGKFISYNLRHKTFKELCDFGANSTKANTSLPIGCFQAYQFIETLACV, from the coding sequence ATGCTGCTGCTTCTCTGGGATCCACTGCCTCCAGCAGAAGCAGTTTCTGGCAACCAAGATCTCATCACAGACATCCTTCTCCGCCTCCCTGTCAAGTCTCTTCTCCGGTTCAAATGCGTCTCCAAGCAGTGGCTCTCTCTCATCTCCGACCCCCGATTCAGTCGTAATTACCGCAGTCTTGCATCTGCCAGCATTCTGTTGTGTGGAACAACCGAGCTCATTGATCATGTATCTTGCGGCAGAAGAAACTCCGAGCCGCCCTTTACTTCTCTCGGTTTCATTAGTGACTCTGCAGGTACCAAAATCTTGCAGTCATGCAATGGCTTGATGTTGTGTTGCAGCTTTTTCAAAATGGGAAAGAGTTGCAACTATTACATCTGTAATCCTTCAACAAGGCAATTCTTGATGCTTCCTCCACCTAATGCCAAAGGGTGTGATGAATCCACAACCATTCTTGGTGTTTATTTAGCTTTTGATCCTTCTAAATCACCTCACTACCAAGTTGTCTGTGTTCGAAATTGTTCTTCCTCGTCAGCAGCAGAAGCAAATGATCATTACCAGATTGAGATATACTCGTCTGAGACTCTCAGTTGGAGGCTTTCCGGGTCTCCTTTCAGTGCTCCATTCGACATGGTTTTCGACAATGGGGTGCTTTGGAATGGCACAATACATTGGATTAGTCCAACAGGGGCTTCACTCTGTTTTGATATTGTCCAAGAGCAACTTGGAGAAATGCCTAGTCTTCCATCAAATGAGAAATGGAGCAAGAGGAGGTTAAGGTATTTCGGCGAGTCTGGTGGTCATTTGTACCTAATTGAAATCTATGGCTCTGGCACCACTCAATTCCAAGTCTTCGAGATGAAGAAAGACTACTCTAGCTGGATTCCCAAGTACCAAGTTGACCTCACCGCGATTGTCAAGGCATTTCCAGAGATGGTTCGGAGCTACCCTGACGCCCATGATTCTCGATTTTGTCTATTTAGTATCCTCTTTGTGCAAGAGAATGAAGAAGACTCATTATTGTTGCTGCACATCCCTGGTAAGTTCATATCTTACAATCTTAGACACAAGACCTTCAAGGAGCTTTGTGATTTTGGAGCAAACTCCACCAAGGCAAATACTTCATTACCGATTGGTTGCTTCCAAGCTTATCAGTTCATAGAGACTCTGGCTTGTGTTTGA